From the genome of Aquila chrysaetos chrysaetos chromosome 12, bAquChr1.4, whole genome shotgun sequence, one region includes:
- the SHC2 gene encoding SHC-transforming protein 2: MLPEPKYDRFRDEPLTAPMPSPAPAPCPAAGEEPEPGTTFCALLPRMPQWKFPGPAGFLGRGPAGAGAGRELSAPARAGGTAAAGAPSALAAVLGACEPLCAAPCSLPAGGRPRGAAGRAARAEAARPGGEEWSRKGSFIRKPAQGWLHPDERVLGPGVSYIVRYMGCIEVLRSMRSLDFNTRTQVTREAINRLYEAVPGVKGIWKKKAPNKALFSILGKSNLRFAGMSIAVNISVDGLNLMIPTTRQIIANHHMQSISFASGGDTDTTDYVAYVAKDPINQRACHILECCEGLAQSVISTVGQAFELRFKQYLHSPPKVVVPPDRALGAEESAWGEDEEVAEHDYYNSIPGKEPPPGGLIDSRLRHGTILGHVRTQPSGSGPPQPGDFAARRDQSSQPGPPWDLESQGQPCDGYLEADSHPLGPRDYEEHMYVNTQSLDAWEPEAAARGVLEESPKKDLFDMRPFEDALKLHECIAGGGTSPPIEDQWPSPPTRKAPIAPTEEQLRREPWYHGKMSRRDAERLLQMDGDFLVRDSLTNPGQYVLTGMHSGQPKHLLLVDPEGVVRTKDVLFESISHLISHHRQNEQPIVAAESELHLRQVVRRKQ, from the exons ATGCTCCCGGAGCCCAAGTATGACCGCTTCCGCGACGAGCCGCTGACCGCCCCCATGCCGTCGCCGGCCCCCGCGCCTTGCCCCGCGGCGGGCGAGGAGCCCGAGCCCGGCACCACCTTCTGCGCGCTGCTGCCGCGGATGCCGCAGTGGAAGttccccggccccgccggcttCCtcggccgcggccccgccggcgccgGTGCCGGCCGGGAGCTCTCCGCGCCGGCCCGGGCGGGCGGCACCGCGGCCGCGGGAGCCCCCTCGGCGCTGGCCGCCGTGCTGGGCGCCTGCGAACCGCTCTGCGCCGCGCCCTGCTCGCTGCCGGccggcgggcggccgcggggggcggcggggcgggcggcgcgggcggAGGCGGCCCGGCCGGGCGGGGAGGAGTGGAGCCGCAAGGGCAGCTTCATCCGCAAGCCGGCGCAGGGCTGGCTGCACCCCGACGAGCGGGTCCTGGGGCCCGGCGTCTCCTACATCGTCCGG TACATGGGGTGCATCGAGGTGCTGCGCTCCATGAGGTCCCTCGACTTCAACACCCGGACACAGGTCACCAG GGAAGCCATCAACAGACTGTACGAGGCAGTGCCGGGCGTCAAGGGCATCTGGAAGAAGAAG GCTCCCAACAAAGCCCTCTTCTCCATCCTGGGCAAGAGCAACCTCCGCTTCGCTGGCATGAGCATCGCTGTCAACATCTCCGTTGACGGGTTGAACCTCATGATCCCCACCACGCGCCAG ATCATCGCCAACCACCACATGCAATCCATCTCCTTCGCCTCTGGTGGGGACACG GACACCACGGACTATGTCGCCTACGTCGCCAAGGACCCCATCAACCAGAGAG CCTGCCACATCCTGGAGTGCTGCGAGGGGCTGGCGCAGAGCGTCATCAGCACGGTGGGACAGGCCTTTGAGCTGCGCTTCAAGCAGTACCTGCACAGCCCCCCCAAGGTGGTGGTACCCCCAGACAG GGCACTGGGTGCAGAGGAATCAGCCTGGGGAGAGGACGAAGAGGTGGCCGAGCACGATTACTACAACAGCATCCCGGGGAAGGAGCCACCCCCGGGGGGGCTGATCGACTCCCGGCTACGGCACGGCACAATCCTGGGCCATGTCCGTACTCAGCCCTCTGGCTCcggccccccccagccaggTGA CTTTGCAGCCAGGCGAGACCAGAGCAGCCAGCCAGGGCCACCCTGGGACCTGGAGAGCCAGG GCCAGCCCTGTGACGGGTACCTGGAGGCGGACAGCCACCCTCTGGGCCCACGGGACTACGAGGAGCACATGTATGTGAACACACAGAGCCTGGACGCCTGGgagccagaggcagcagctcGTGGGGTGCTGGAGGAGAGCCCCAAAAAGGACCTCTTTGATATGA GACCGTTCGAGGATGCCCTGAAGCTCCATGAGTGCATTGCCGGAGGTGGCACCAGCCCCCCCATCGAGGACCAGTGGCCGAGCCCCCCCACGCGGAAGGCCCCCATCGCCCCCACGGAGGAGCAGCTCAGGCGGGAGCCGTGGTACCACGGGAAGATGAGCCGGCGGGATGCCGAGAGGCTCCTGCAGATGGACGGGGACTTCCTGGTGCGGGACAGCCTCACCAACCCGGGGCAGTACGTGCTGACCGGCATGCACAGTGGGCAGCCCAAGCACCTGCTGCTGGTGGATCCCGAGGGAGTG gTGAGGACCAAGGATGTGCTGTTTGAGAGCATCAGCCACCTCATCAGCCACCACCGGCAGAACGAGCAGCCCATCGTGGCCGCGGAGAGCGAGCTGCACCTCCGCCAGGTTGTCCGGAGGAAGCAGTGA